A window of Solanum stenotomum isolate F172 chromosome 3, ASM1918654v1, whole genome shotgun sequence contains these coding sequences:
- the LOC125858087 gene encoding potassium transporter 2-like codes for MDPSLSPVSIHYAIKKETWRHTVVLSFQSLGVVYGRLSTTPLYAFGSIDPCHIKSGQQIYELFSFVFWTLTIIPLLKYAFIVFKADDNGEGGTFALYSLLCRRANVGLLPSDTSATEFMHQEEGTASKVKVESRARRAIGRYKSSHYLLLLLALLGSCLIICDGIFTPALSVYSATSNLRRSLSKLAPRFTSSENARQSVDKYLKRFIPVPVACAILVCLFMLQRYGTNRIGVFFAPIVIVWLLFISGFGLYNIIHHPQILWAISPTYMFRFIKKIDITSVKLLSNIVLCIAGSEAMFADLGHFSKRSIKVTFIFLVYPALVLCYAGQAAFFSKHLGSSDDVAHLSESVTHRHLQHVFTILSLFASLVGSQATITASFSIINQCQALACFPRVKVIHTSDKVRGQVYVPDANWMLMILSLSILIGFRDISAIANATGLAIICGMLVTTCLMSLILALQWEKNGVSLSVLFLLFFGSIEALYLLSCFLNFTKGAWCIVVLSLIFMTIMVSWHYGTIKKYEFDVENRVTVDWLTDLSPGLGVSRVPGIGFIHTNIVTGIPSFFSHFITNLPAFHQVLILLSFKSLPMAYIPKNERYLIGRIGHKEYKIYRCIVRYGYRDHVRDVNDFEDQIISSIGEFITREERHDESLIVQEGRMIILGTNGNALVPIVGGESCQQVTDIENQNPTHTKRKKIRFVLPESSPKMNSSVRKELQELVDARESGTAYFLGNSHLKVRKGSNLLKQFLVMAYDFLDRNCRETPIGLDIPHAALLEVGMVYTI; via the exons AAAGAAACATGGAGACATACGGTTGTTCTATCGTTTCAAAGCCTCGGAGTAGTATATGGTCGATTAAGTACTACTCCGTTGTATGCATTCGGTTCGATTGATCCTTGCCATATCAAATCAGGACAGCAGATATATGAACTCTTCTCCTTTGTTTTTTGGACTTTAACCATCATTCCCTTGTTGAAATATGCCTTTATTGTCTTCAAGGCTGATGATAACGGAGAAG GTGGTACATTTGCTCTGTATTCCCTACTTTGTAGGCGTGCCAATGTAGGTCTGCTCCCGAGTGATACAAGTGCTACGGAGTTTATGCATCAAGAGGAAGGAACCGCTTCTAAAGTGAAGGTGGAATCAAGGGCAAGAAGAGCGATTGGAAGATATAAAAGCAGTCACTACTTGCTCTTACTTTTGGCTTTGCTTGGTTCCTGTTTGATAATCTGTGATGGGATTTTTACCCCTGCTCTTTCAG TTTATTCAGCAACGTCAAATCTGAGACGTTCCTTGTCAAAATTGGCACCCCGAT TTACCTCTTCAGAAAATGCAAGACAATCTGTTGACAAGTATTTAAAGAGAT TTATACCAGTTCCAGTAGCTTGTGCCATCTTGGTTTGCCTTTTCATGCTGCAGCGGTATGGAACCAACAGAATCGGTGTCTTCTTTGCTCCAATTGTTATCGTGTGGCTCTTATTTATTAGTGGATTCGGCTTGTACAATATAATTCATCATCCTCAAATCCTCTGGGCGATATCCCCAACATACATGTTTAGGTTCATTAAGAAAATAGATATCACAAGTGTGAAACTTCTAAGCAACATTGTCTTATGTATAGCAG GTTCAGAGGCAATGTTTGCAGATTTAGGTCATTTTTCAAAGAGATCTATTAAG GtcacttttatctttttggtATATCCAGCCCTTGTCTTATGTTATGCTGGCCAAGCAGCATTCTTCTCCAAACACCTCGGCTCTTCAGATGATGTTGCTCATCTTAGTGAATCTGTGACACATA GACACCTTCAGCATGTTTTCACAATTTTGTCCCTTTTTGCTTCCCTCGTGGGTAGCCAAGCTACGATCACTGCAAGTTTTTCCATCATAAACCAGTGTCAAGCACTTGCTTGCTTCCCGAGAGTCAAAGTTATCCATACATCAGATAAAGTCCGCGGACAGGTTTATGTTCCTGATGCAAATTGGATGCTTATGATCCTTAGCCTGTCAATCTTGATAGGTTTTCGAGACATATCAGCTATTGCAAATGCTACAG GTTTAGCTATTATTTGTGGAATGCTAGTGACTACTTGTCTTATGTCACTAATTTTAGCACTGCAATGGGAGAAGAATGGTGTGTCTCTCTCTGTTTTGTTTCTGTTATTCTTTGGTTCAATTGAAGCATTGTACCTATTGTCGTGCTTCTTGAACTTTACCAAGGGAGCTTGGTGCATCGTTGTTCTCTCGTTGATTTTCATGACAATTATGGTCTCTTGGCACTATGGTACTATCAAAAAGTATGAATTCGATGTAGAGAACAGAGTGACTGTGGACTGGCTGACAGACCTAAGTCCCGGACTTGGAGTTTCTAGAGTCCCCGGCATTGGATTCATCCATACTAACATTGTGACAGGAATCCCATCTTTTTTCTCCCATTTCATCACTAACCTCCCTGCATTCCATCAAGTGCTGATTTTACTCTCCTTCAAGTCTTTACCCATGGCATACATTCCCAAAAATGAACGATACCTTATAGGCAGGATCGGTCACAAGGAATACAAGATATACAGATGCATTGTTCGATATGGATATCGTGATCATGTTAGGGATGTTAACGATTTCGAGGATCAGATTATTAGCTCTATAGGCGAGTTCATCACTAGAGAGGAACGACATGATGAATCGTTGATCGTGCAAGAGGGAAGGATGATAATTTTAGGGACAAATGGAAATGCATTAGTCCCTATTGTTGGAGGTGAAAGTTGTCAACAAGTAACAGATATTGAAAATCAAAATCCTACTCatacaaagagaaaaaaaattagatttgtGTTGCCTGAAAGTAGTCCTAAGATGAATTCATCAGTAAGAAAAGAACTACAAGAACTTGTTGATGCAAGGGAAAGTGGCACTGCTTATTTTTTGGGGAATTCACATTTGAAAGTACGCAAAGGATCGAATTTATTGAAGCAATTTCTTGTCATGgcttatgattttcttgatAGAAATTGTAGAGAGACTCCAATTGGACTAGACATCCCTCATGCTGCCCTTTTGGAAGTTGGAATGGTGTATACAATATAA